In Pseudomonadota bacterium, the genomic window AGAGCAGTCTCAAGCCGATTGGCGACATCGTCATCGGGGGACGGCTCGTGAGCCAAGGGCTCATGGGTACGGCCCTGGCCATCACCCGTACGAACGAAGCCACCATTCGACGGGTGGAGCGCGATCGCTCGCAGGACTGGTCTGCCTACGAGACCGTTCTCGCCTGTGGTCCCGCACTGGTTCTCGGGGGGCGACCTGATGCACGTCCGCAGGAAGAAGGCTTCCGCGATCCCCACATCATGGGGAGCACCGAGCGTATGGGCGTTGGCATCACGCCAGACCGTCACCTGCTCATCGTGCACACGCTCGCCCCTGTATCGTTCGGCAAGTGGGCCGAGGTCATGCGAGCCCTGGGCTGCAGCGACGCCATGAACCTCGATGCCGGCGCGTCACTGGCCATGTACTACCGCGGTCGCACGCTGATTCCGGCCGGACGTCGACTGACCAACCTGCTCACGGTGAAGATCGAGCGATAGGGCCTGGTCGGCGGAACGAGACCGACGTGCCGCGCGAGGTCCGCCGCCTGACGGCGATGCGCTTCGAGCAGAACCTGTCGCTACTCCAGGCCCCAGAGGCGACGCAGCAGGCGATACATGTCCGGGTCGAACGCGCGCAGCTGGGCGCGGTCGAACGGGAAGAAGTCGTTGGTGCCGAAGAACGCCTCGCTCGACTCGGCGAAGTACTCGTACTTGTTCTCCATGGCGTACGACATGGTCGAGGGCGTGTTGGGGCGCCCCCACCCGTTGCGACGCTCGACGCTGCCGTAGCGACCGCTCGCCTTCGCGCGCTGGTACGCGGCGGCCACCTCAGGGTTCTCGTAGCCCAGCACCAGGGCGTGATAGGCATGCGCAAGCTCGTGGAACACGAAGAAGGGCATGCGCGTCGTCTCCTGTTCGAAGATGGCTGAATTGGTGAACTCGACCCCGCACGCCATCTCGGGGTTGCGCCCGTTCTCGACGAGCCACGCGCGACTCGGGTGATACGCACCGCGGGGCGTGTCGCCGGAATAGGGCGGGGAGAACCAGATCCGCACCCGCCGCAGCTCAGCCAGCGCCTTCACCGGCACGGCGCGCACCACGAGGCCGAGCTGCACCGCGGTGAGGCGCAGGGCGGCGTCGATGTGCGACGACGAATCTTGGTAGAGGCGCTCGTCGACCTCCACGTTCCAGCCGTTGAGCTGCAGGTGGCGATAGGTCGCGCCCGCCCAGGCTGCGCGAGGGTCGAAGTGCAGGGCGATGGCCAGCACGAGCGCGGCCATCTTCATCTTCATGGCGAGACATCGCATGGACACGGAAGATCATTCC contains:
- a CDS encoding phosphodiester glycosidase family protein, with amino-acid sequence MRRPSTLVVLFLIMVTAICARAEEPADRLERTTAAGVPLQVIRVNLADRRVRVRVEVAAGFPGADEPFADMIARTRPTIAVNGAYFSKSSLKPIGDIVIGGRLVSQGLMGTALAITRTNEATIRRVERDRSQDWSAYETVLACGPALVLGGRPDARPQEEGFRDPHIMGSTERMGVGITPDRHLLIVHTLAPVSFGKWAEVMRALGCSDAMNLDAGASLAMYYRGRTLIPAGRRLTNLLTVKIER